From a region of the Impatiens glandulifera chromosome 4, dImpGla2.1, whole genome shotgun sequence genome:
- the LOC124934801 gene encoding intersectin-1-like: protein MDQKLAAYESRIKDLETYQIQLDKLLEDVNVKEKLLEREKLFEGRCNELLMKEKLLEGGRNDLLHRERLLEDAHFNQKLIERGRDELLLREKQLDGRLNELQQRERLLEGGRNELLRRERQLEGGKNELLEKEKLLEDILVKEKVLDGRWDALIHREWLLEGGKNELMEKERLLEEGKNELLQKERLLEEGQNELLQRQKQAEGLMVQCESHTQYLKFKDAVLCDRSKRLDAIQKRHEETGRIISSEGKELESKKVHFDHVVASFEQYVQGFHLKEKKLKLDEEKLALNVKEFGLKKEELDEKLKEIEKTRGSLEERAKEVEVIMNHLHEQRRDLELKEQQLITDKEKEMSSINGPAADSMRTWI, encoded by the coding sequence ATGGATCAGAAGCTGGCTGCTTATGAATCCCGCATTAAGGATTTAGAAACTTACCAAATCCAGCTTGATAAATTATTGGAGGATGTTAATGTTAAGGAGAAACTACTTGAAAGGGAGAAACTATTTGAAGGAAGGTGCAATGAATTACTGATGAAGGAGAAACTACTTGAAGGAGGTAGGAATGATTTGCTGCATAGAGAAAGACTATTAGAGGATGCTCATTTCAATCAGAAACTAATTGAACGAGGTAGGGATGAACTGCTGCTGAGGGAGAAACAACTTGATGGACGTTTGAATGAATTGCAGCAGAGGGAGAGGCTACTTGAAGGAGGTAGGAATGAATTACTGAGGAGGGAGAGACAACTTGAAGGAGGTAAGAATGAGTTGCTGGAAAAGGAGAAACTTTTGGAGGATATTCTTGTTAAGGAGAAAGTGCTTGATGGACGTTGGGATGCATTGATCCATAGGGAGTGGCTACTTGAAGGAGGTAAGAATGAGTTGATGGAGAAGGAGAGACTACTTGAAGAGGGTAAGAATGAACTTCTGCAGAAGGAGAGACTACTTGAAGAAGGTCAGAATGAATTGCTGCAGAGGCAGAAGCAAGCTGAAGGTTTGATGGTACAATGTGAAAGTCACACTCAGTATTTGAAGTTTAAGGATGCAGTGCTTTGCGATCGCTCCAAAAGGCTTGATGCAATCCAGAAACGGCATGAGGAGACGGGAAGAATAATCAGTTCCGAAGGTAAAGAACTTGAGTCCAAAAAAGTTCATTTTGATCATGTTGTGGCCTCCTTTGAACAGTATGTTCAAGGATTCCATTTGAAAGAGAAGAAATTGAAATTGGACGAGGAAAAGTTAGCTCTGAATGTCAAAGAGTTTGGACTTAAGAAAGAGGAACTTGATGAGAAATTGAAGGAAATTGAGAAGACTCGGGGATCGTTAGAAGAACGTGCTAAGGAAGTTGAAGTGATAATGAATCATCTCCATGAACAAAGGAGGGATCTTGAGTTAAAAGAGCAACAACTGATTACTGATAAAGAGAAAGAGATGTCTTCCATCAACGGTCCAGCTGCAGATTCCATGAGAACATGGATATGA